ATCTGCATTAATTTTGTTCACAGTGATCTGGTCCACACGACCGAAACCCTGAACGAATCTCAAAGGTCGACAGACAAGTCGGAGAAAGAAACCCAAAACTGTGACGTCCGCTTGGCTCGGGAGAACCAAAACCTTCACCTTGAGCTCATGATGGTGAAGGGCGAGAAAGCCCACATGACCAAAGGTTAACCCTCATGTGAAGGTGGGACCATACTCAGGGTTACGATGACCCCCATAAAGCTGTTTATTTCTCGTTGCAGAGTTGAAGATCTACATCACGAAGCTGGATGACGAGCTTGCTTTGCTGACGTCTTTGAACAAGCGGTATTCGCAAAAGATCCACAGTCTGGAGAAGGACTGCAAAGAAAAGGCCAGGATCATCCGCCAGTTACGAAGGAAGAATTTGAATGGTGGGGGTAGGCAAAGTTATGAAAgataaaaacacttttgaggagtgatgtttttgtgtttgttagtGAGCACGCTATTTTCTGGTTCATTGAGAGTGATGTGTCTGATCTAACAGAAGGATcacttttttgttcaaaatggaaaaaaattgccttcATACGCACCTTTGCCCATTGTAGTTGTTCATTTCCATGCAATCTTTACCAACCGATCAatcagctagctagctaataaACTTAACAACTTCTTCCTTGACCCATGGGGTACGCCACAAAGTTTCATGAAGCTCAGGTAATTAACCAGCCAACCAACCAACCACGATTTCTTCGGCCCACTCACAATCCCTCCACCAAAGCTTTAAGGACATCAGGTATGTAATTGCGTAATCATTTGGGCTGACTGACCATTTCACCAATCAAACAATGAGTAATTACCCACTTTAGAGAACTAACCCACCAACTACTTAATTCCATGGCCAATGCACCATCCTGATACCAAATTGGATGAAAATGGATAAGTAAATTTTGCGGGATCCTGTTTACTGAGAAACTATCCAACCAGCACTCTTAACTAAaacgttatttttttgttcatgcacTTACCAACTAGGTTTCAAGGAAATCAGGTCAGTCGTTTTTACATCATCCTGTTAATTGATTAACCAACAAGTCAGTTGATTTAACACAATTTTGATCAGTACTTCATCGAACATCCACACCATAGTATCCTTTCATTGAATTCAGGTAAATGGGTATTCTGTTACCCTATTGACTGTCAGACTAGATAGACAATTAGCTGACTTGCAATAAGCACCAATCTTTTCCTTGGCAGATACATCACTCTTTTACAAAGTGTAAATGAAATCAGAACCACTAAGTACTGTGATTGGGATCAAAACGGCGCAGAATACAAGCTTCTCAGAGAAAATAATTGAAGCACAATTGACTGAACTGTTGTCTTGACCCGTCACAGGTTTACCTGTTCAGTCCTCCCTTAGatcgggggaaaaaagatgagtTATACTTCTCTTCATACAGCACTTCACGCAGTGTCTCCATCTGATGATCCGCATGCAGCCGACCTGCAGCAGGAAGAACTCACAAAGTTAAAAACAGAACTGGAAAATTCTCAGGAACACATACAACTCTTAAGTAGCCAAGTGGGTCAATCAGAGATTGGTTGTTGAACGTAATGTGTTTTCCAGAAATTGTATTTAATAACTACTGTCTCTCTCTGCGGGTGTCGCTGTACACAGATCGATGAACTGCAAGAGACCAACGTCACGCTGGAACAAAAGCTCAAGGGAGCGGGGCACAAGTCCTCGGGCAAAGTGGCCGATCTCACCTCGAAGAATCACGAACTGTGTCAAGAGATCACGGACATACGCAACCTCGCCAGGATGATGGAGATGGAGAAGAGGCAAAAGTTGAAAACTGCCGACATGAAATTGCAAGATCTGAAAGTGAGGGTGAACTAGGATCACTTAGTTCAACCCTGAGAGAAACATCATGGAGTGAGAATTTGTTTCTTCCTCCAACAGGATGTTAACTGGAAGCAACAGGAAGTCATTAAAAACCTGGAGGATCAGCTCAGTAAAAAAAGAACGGTCAGGGCTACATGTATGGTGCATTGTATCCAGTAGATGTACTCAAAGTTTTGCTTTCACTTTTTCACTCCTGATTCCTAATCGCAGGCTTCAGATCTACCAGatgaagacaaacagacacCAAGGACTGTTGGCCGTCAGGGCAACATTCACGTTGTAAGCCACGTTGAGCTTTTAAAATTTTGCGGCAAAGAAGTAGCCTTGGTTCTTCTGTAAACCGCCTCGCTGTTCTTGTTTTCGGGGGATTCCTTTACCAGGAAGCTTCTGACCTGGATTTGATCAAATCCCAGCTTGAAGATCAGTTGGGGGATCTCAAAGAGCAGAATGAAAATTTTAAGGGAATGGTGGATTTACTGGCGGCAGAGAAGAGCAGGCTGCAGGATAAAGTGCAGAAGATGATGTCTCTTGGTAAAGTGCACTGCATTTTTGACTTCCTGAATTTTATACCATTGCCGGTCACTTCTGAATTTTGGTGTTGTTCAGAGAAAGTCTTGGTGCTGGAGTTGGAGGGCTGGCGGACAAAATACGGCATTTGTGGAAGGGCACGCTCGCCATCGCGTCTGGATGCTTTTGTAAAGAGTTTGGAGGAGGAAAGGGATCACTATCGCCGGGAGGCTGAACACTATAAATACGTTAGCGTGTCCAGCAGCTCCAGTCGCAGTCCAGACCGGCAGAGGAGTCACGCAATCGAGGTAATTAATAAAAACTATTCATCCTGACTTTGTTGGTCAACAACACATGTCTATttatagaaaacaaaacaacagcctGATTACCAAAACTCCAACCCACCTGATGAAATTTGCAACCTGAAAGAGGCTCTCAGACTGGTAGAAGAAAATCTCCACCaggtgacaaaagaaaaaatctctCTAATGGAAGAATTGAACGTAAGTCCCGCCGAATTTCCTGCTTTCCACCTGTATCGTTTATTATGGATTCTAAGAGATGTCTTTTAAACTGTAACCAAAGGAAATGCGGAAGGCCCACCAAAGGTTAAACACGCCTCCGGGAATCCTGAACCCGAAGGAACTGTTCAAACAGgcggcaaaaaaaatccaacagttGACGAAAGCAAATGACGGACAGATGGAGGAAATTGAGGTTAGCATAGATGGACAACTGTTCAGTACCAATTTTGTCACATACAAGTACTACTTTATAACTGTTCTCCACAGCCCGAGCGACGCAAATCGAATACAGAGATCTCAAATCTGCCATCGGAAGAAAACATCCAACACGCGACAGCAGAAGAAGACGCGCCGGAGGAGGAATTTCGGGTTACTACTTATATTTCTCCTTTTATTAGCCAACGTTAAACAAAATAtacgtgcatgaatgagagaggcagagggggaagagtgaacctccagggagaaaagatagcgagggtggacgacttcaaatacttggggtcaacaatccagagcaatggtgagtgtggtaaggaggtgaagaaacgggtccaagcagggtggaacagttggcagaaggtgtctggtgttctatgtgacagaagagtctccgctaggatgaagggcaaagtttacaaaacagtggtgaggccggccatgatgtacggattcgagacggtggcactgaagaaacaacaggaagcagaactggaggtggcagaaatgaagatgttgaggttctctctcggagtgaactggttggataggattagaaatgagctcatgagacggacagccaaagtcggatgttttggagacaaggttagagagagcaggcttcgacggtttggacatgtccagaggcaagagagtgagtatatttgcaGAAGGGTGGTGAgattggagctgccaggcaaaagagggagaggaaaaccaaagaaaaggtcgacggatgttgtgggggaggacatgaggacagtgggtgttagaaaagGACAGTggacagaggaagatgcacgataaaggcttcgatggaaaagatgacacgctgtggcgacccctaacaggacaagccgaaaggaaaagaagaagaagaaaaagacttATGTTTCTCCTATTGTAGACAATTTTCCATTATGATGGGTCTTTTAACACATACGGCCACAACAAGGCCCGCAATTTAAAAAGGACTAGTCAGGATCAtgtcttttaaaataatcaaatccATCAATCTCTGTAAGAGTCCTACAGCTTTCCACTAGAATTTTGGAACCAACTGCTTCAGGTCTGGGATTTCAATCATGCCCATTTATTCTTTGGTGACGCACACAGACACCCAAGTGCCCAGAACAGCAAACCCAAAACACACTACTGAATGCCGATCATGAACTGGCATCTTTGAGATTGTGCGTGCCTAACTGAAGATGTCCCCCGATCTGTAACGCTCCAGCCCGATCGGCGTGATTCGACCATGTCTGCTGAAATCCTCGACCTGAAAGAGGAGCTTAGGCTGGCTGAAGATAACTCCCAGGTGTTGATGGCTGAAAAAGACTCACTCATGGAAGAGTTTCAGGTTCGTGGCATAAGACCGCTTGTGATTTTACACCGATGTTTATAGATTTAGGTAATTCCAAGTATGGATTTCTTCAACTGCTAGCAAAAGCAGCTGGAGTGTGAGCAACACAGTTTAGAGATGTCAAACATCCAGGAGCGCCTTAAAATGGCAGAAGAGAAAATCCAGCAGCTGACGGGGGAAAAAGAAGCACAAATGGAAGAGTTGAAGGTTGGTGGAGGGTCACCTTTCTGTGTATTATAACGGATCATTCATTGTATGGATTTTTCAACACTTGAGATTTTGTCATTTAGCGAATGCGGGGGCAGCTGGCAGCACCATCTGCTGAAATCACCAAACTGAAAGAAGAGCTCCGCCAGGCAAAGGACCGAATCCCGCAGGTGTCGACTGCAAAAGATCCGCTGATGGAGGAACTGAAGGTTGCTAGCCTAACTGGAGGAGCACTTGTATCGTTAGCATTGAGATGGTCCTTTAACAGACGTACGCACGTTTCTCGACATTTAGAAAATGCAGCAGGAGCATGAAAAGCAACTCTCGGACGTCTCTGCCGAAATCTCAAAACTGAAAGAGGAGCTTCAACGGGCAGAAGAAAAGATCCACCAGTTAACCTCTGAAAAAGACTCACTGGTGGAGGAGTTGAAGGTTGGTACCGGAGGACTTTCTGAATTGTCACATGATAAGACTGTCATAAAAGGAAGTTGTCAAAAATGCATTTCCATAGCAAAAGCAGCTCCGGCATGAGGAGAATGACTCAAAGACATCTGCTCAGATGGTCATGCTAAAAGAAAAGCTTAAAAACGCAGAAGAGAAAATTCAGCAGGCAAGGTCAGAAAAAGACACAAAGACGGAAGAATTGAAGGTCAGTACCGCACGGGATCTTCTGTGTTCGAGTCGGGTGCACATTCTCATGGATTTTAATCTGAATGTAAGAAAAACATTGCGAATCCTTAGAAAATGCAGATACAGTTCGACAACGACAGATTAAGTACATTTGATAAAATCGCAAAACTCAAAGAGCAACACAACTTGGCTGAAGAACAAGTCCATCTAATGAAGGATGAAAAACAGTCGCTGATGGAGGAACTGAAGGTTTGTCCTGCAGGACTTCCTGTGCCGAGTCCCCAAATCTACTCGCGACCATTGGAACTAATGAATTCTGAATTAATTTACTTCTACGTGCAGCAACAGAAGCTACAGCATGAGCAACACACCTCCAACACATGTGCTGAAATCTCAGACCTGAAAGAGAAGCTCGGAGTGGCCGAAGCAAAAATGCAGCAAGTGACGGCAGAAAAAGACACGCAAATGGAGGAATTTAAGGTTGGTACTGGAAGACGTCCATTATCTCGACAAATATGAATGAATTGCTACATTTTCTAATCCATAGCAAAAGCAACTGCAAGATGTGGAGAACCACTCAAAACAATCCGACGAACTGTTCGCGCTCAAAGAGaaaattacaaagacagaaGAAAAACTGCAGCAGGTGAAATCTGAAAAAGACACGCAGATGGAAGAATTGCaggttgggtgttggatgacgTCTGCCGGTCTTCACGTGGGCttttcagtcaggaatacgccACGTTTCCCACTCCACAGAAAATTCAGGTGCAGCACGACGAGCAGCACTCGAAAGCCTCCGCGGAAATCGTAAAACTAGAAGAGAAGCTCAGACTGGCGGAAGAAAAAATCCAAGTGGTGAAAGGTGAAAAAGACTCACTGACGGAAAAATTGGAGGTAAGAAAAGCATCCACAGTGTAAGACCCGTGTATTTTTGTACCTGAATAAATGTCTCAATATTTTAACAACGACAGCTGCAACAGAGTACTCATCAAAACTCAAATACAGCCAATGAAGTTGTAAAACTAGAAGGGAAGCTGACAGcaacagaaaaagaaatccAGCAGTTGACGGCTGAAAAAGACTCGCTGGCGGAGGAACTGAAGGTCGGTACCGGAAGACCTCTTTTGCGACGTATTCGTCGTCATACGGATGAATCAAACAAAGTTATATTTTCTGTTCTATAGCTCCTGCAGCTGCAGAATGAGCAACTCACCGCAAGCACCTCTGCTGAAATCTCGAAACTGAAGGAGAGTCTCCGACTCGCAGAAGAAAAAATCCGGCAGGTGAAGGAGGTAAAAGACTCACAGTTGGAGGAACTTGAGGTAAACAATGGAGGATAATGTATTCCACTATTGTGTGATGGATATGTTGTATTGCAATAATACAGATTGAGAGTGTATTCATTTTCAGatttacagtacagcctcgtttctcgaccacaatctttTCCAGAAattggttcgagaagtgatttgttcaaaatccaaattgaaatgtcccattacaattaatggaaaaatgaataatgcgttccaagcctaaaaaagtgggctttttaaaagcattttttagcttttccttatAATAAACTCCATAGTAGAAATTCATGTATAgtgtaaatactttatataatgaaatagtttcagaaatatatttatttttttgcttaaaatgtatgctttagtagttgACTAggttaggctgggagtgcattgctgtatctgtagtgactcggccccAAGCTTTgtaacccctttttttttttactaacaaaagtgcagaataactttaaacaagcaataatgagggcgggggagcaaagaaaattgttttttattttcagaaaaagtaacatacaaaaacattaactcgtaactcgagttaacgaaatctttgaaacaaaacaaaaatgcagaactgctattggaacagagcattattcaatttcacaagaaaaaaaaaaatctcttcggtgggggtgactcacccccctggaagttcttttcttttcccaaagaatttatctagtgtcacttctttggagccatggtTGGGGGTgaatagtcctcaataggaagaaaaaacagtaaCAGTAAATGTAGCTACTGGGACACGTCTACAGGCTGCGTAAAATACAATaaagcacgtcgtgggtcagctggtcgggccgtgcccgttatgttatttccagattttttcgGGGGCCATTTAAGTACtggatttttgttcgaaaacagaaccaaaaaaaatctcaaaattttcattcgaaaaccgatttgttcgagaacggggacgttcgagaactgaATTTTCACCGTAATTGGTTATAAAATCAACTGCAACCTACTTCCACATAAGGATCTGAGTTCAGCCTGCCGCACACTGAGTGACGTGGCCGAAACCGATGCAATTTTTCCGTTGCCGCACAACTGTAGATGTGCAATGCTCACTCACTTAGTGTGCCGCAAAGAGTTGCtacgacaccctgaactattTAAAATAGATTAAATTGATTTAATTAGACTAAATTGTTATATTAAATATGACTTCGAActgagggagctaacatatgttgACCACTGTACTGCTGCatgttacaaaaaacaaactagaAATTCATTCTTGattcaaattgaaattgaaCATCGAGCTTTTAGACGCCTTATAACATTCCGTAGTAATCTGTAGCTGTCGTAGTTTTTGTACTTACTTGTCCCGTGAGCTCACCAAAACATCTTTGACAAGTAATAGCTGTTGTCGTCTTTGAATGTTCTCGCTGCAGCCACTTGACCAAAGCTCTGACGAAGTTTTCGAACTGAAAGACAAGCTCAGGCTGGCTGAGGAAAAAATCCAGCTGGTGACTGCGGAAAAAGACTCACTGATGGAGGAGTTGAAGGTTGGTAGCAGAAGACTTCCTTTACGGTTGTGGATGCATTcaacaaaaactgcattttcaaaTCAGAAACGGCAAAAGACAAGTTCAAGTACAGCTGATGAAATTGCACAGCTGAAAGAGAAGCTGAGACTGGCGGAAGAAAACATCCAGCAGTTGACCAgagaaaaagacacaaaagaagTCGAGGTGAGTAACAAGGGGAAGCGTGTAGATAGTTGTGGAAATGAGATTCATCAAGACTTCTTTTCCAATTAGGAGCAAAAGCAGAACCAACTCGATGACCAAAGCGCAAATgtggctgctgaaattgtgaaactgaaaaaaaaacttcaacggAGAGAAGACAAAATCCTGCAGTTGACCAAAGAAAAGGACTCCAATGAGGTCGAGGTGAGTAACGAGAAAGGTTGTGGTTAGTTCCAAAAATTGCGTCCACCAAGACTGACTTTTCTATTTGGCAGCAAAAGCAGAAGCAATTAGAGGAGCAAAGCGCAATTGTGGCTACTGAAGTAGTTCAACTGAAAGAGAAGCTGAAACGGGCGGAAGACAAAATCCAGCAGGTGGCAGTCGAAAAAGATTCGCTGATCAAGGAGCTGAAGGTTAGCACAAAAAGACTTTTATCTGTTCAGATACGGCCAAATTggacaaaaactacattttactaACCCGCAGCAAAAGTCGAGTTCAAATACAACTGATGAAGTCTCCGACCTGAAAGAGAAGCTCAGACTGGCTGAAGAAAAAATTCATCATGTTACATCTGAAAAAGACTCACTGACGGAGGAACTGAAGGTTTGTATCTGGAGACTTTTCTTCCGACTTTTACAGCTATGATGAATTCAACACTACGTGACCTAATTTGTAGCAAAAGTCCAGTTCTAACACATCCGAAGAAATCTCCAACCTGAAAGAGAAGCTGAGATTGGCTGAAGAAAAAATCCAACAGGTGACAGTGGAAAAAGATTCACTCAAAGAGGAATTGAAGGTTAGCGGCGCTAACCCACTAACGGCAACAAAAGACTCTTAGCGAAGGTCATAAATGCACATTAGAGTGAATTCATGTCCCGATCTTCCATCAAAACCAGATCCGTGGCGATCAAAGATCAAATACGTCTGATGAAGCTTTGAATATTTTGCGAGAGAAGCAGCGGGTGACGGCTGAAAAAGACTATCTGAGGGAGGAATTAAAGGTAGGCACGGCTGCTGCATTTCCgattctatttattttattttagtggccctatttatgtatttaccgtaatttccagcctacaagctgcaactattttcacaagctttcaaccccgcggtttatggggcgatgcggcgctagcatcaACGCGGCGCTAGCGGtagcccacctggttataagcctcagtaacACAGagttaatgctaatgctagcgctgtgctaacgctgcACTAACaatagcgccgcgctaatgctagtccgtgctaacgttaaactctttctgtgtaccgaggcttgtaaccaggtgtgctctgtaggccaggtaTTACGGTACTCTCTTATGCTatcaaaaactattttaacaGTGTAGATAAATACTTGCTAGCTTGCTTGCTTTTGTATAGCACTAAAGATAAACTATATTGGGACTCTTTTCAGGGCGGGGAGATTTCCACGCTGCAGTACGGACGTGGACACGAAAACAGGATTCTCGACCTGCAGAATCTCATTCGTAGTGTGAGTCCCATTGCGGTCTCCCGGGACATTTGTCAACACGACACTGGACGCCCCCGATGTGGAACATTGATTTGGGCCGCGGTAACCTTTCACATGTTGAACCAGATAAACTGAACACgatagaagaaaacaaaaacattgagcTATAATACTGAAAtctgtgtacagtattttgaataCAGGTACGTGCGTTATTCATAACTATTGCAGCGTAGCATGGTGATCAACATTTCTGGAAAGTTTCCAATCAACATCCACGGCATTGGTCTTTTACTGCTAATATTTATAACACACTTCCCTTAAAAAGTCCAAAGTTCTTGTGTTGCGCCACTGACTTGTGATTTGTGTTTTGCGGGCTGAAGCTGGAGCAGGAGAACCTGGAGCTGCGTTCACAGGTTTTCGCGCTACGGGACCGCGAACGGGATGTGGAGCGGCAAATGGACGCTCGCTCTGCTGCGCTGGTTCAGAATGCGGAGGACGCGGCACGGCAGAGGAGAGCGGCGTCCGGTCTTCGGTTTGTTTCCGCCGTTTATTGCGCAGCACTTTCGCATCGCAGGGAGTGGAAGggccagctgtcattgggccggaggcggggtacaccttgaactggtcgccagccaatcgcaggccacatagagacaaacagccgcatccacaatcacaccttggggcaattttagaatgtctaaataatgctgcatgtttttgggatgtgggaggaaaccggtgtgcctggagaaaacccacccgggcacgaggagaacatgcaaactccacacaggcgggtcggggatgGAAcgcgagacctcagaactgtgaggccaacgctttctagatGTGCCGCCACTCCACATCTACTGTCAAGTAAATTTTGTTATCTGATTTAATGTAACCCACCACCGCTAATTTAGGACTATGTAATCTGTAACAGGTGGTTTGGATAGAAAGACACAGACACAATCGACAAAACACAACGGACATTGGTAATGCTTTAGCAAATTGTAAAGCCTCATTGGAACACTTGAGGATGCTGACCCCCACCCAAACCCCCAAAGTAGAGACAAACAAGACTTTTGGTCTCTACTGGGGCAGCTTCATCTTTTGTggagccggtgtgacggtctgagcgctcctcccggtgctgaaaagtctccttgtgattaacgtgCATGCGTGTCCAGTTTGTAAAcctccggccagtctgaaacatccccatccacgtTTCAACGTGTACTATTCGaaaacttgtcgccgagcgttcatgttcgctgtggacgtctcggaaagacgaacacagcgaatgtgCATATATgcgtatatctttttatcaacttttgttttaaggttagagttataacatatgttagctccctcaacgtagaagaaggggaactatgagaccgggggatttcccagtaagcgtctgctacgtacccagagttcccctgttagtaacgcatgcgcattcatcacaaggagacttttcagcaccggtcCGGAACGTTAACCCTGCAATAAACGAGGGATTACTCAATACGGACAAATTCAACGCTTTAAGTCAAAGTTTGTCATTTCACGATTTGTCAAAAGGCGCCAGCAGGAGCAGATTCAGGACGCGCTGTTGGACCTCCAGCAAATGCTGTCTGTAAAGAACGACGAGTTGCACGCCGCTCACAGCCAGATGGAAAAACTGGAGGACGTCATCGGTAAGATGCAGGGCTCAAATTCGCGCGTGgacttttgtttccattttgtcCCCGGTTCACGGCAcgtgtttcccccccccccccccccccccgccagaGTCGCTGAGTCAGCAGCTTTACCAACACAAGCAGGAAACGGAGGTCCTTCGCATCTCTTTCTCGGCGTTGTGTATAAAAAAGGACGTCGTGCAGGAGGAGGTGGCCAAAAAGAGCAAAAAGCTGGAGGTTCTCCAGGAGCAGCTCGCCAAGAAGGTCGCCTCGATGATATCTTTAAAAGTTATCTTTACACTTCGATGCACTAATAGCGCACCGTTTTCGCCAGAAGCTTCCGGACAATAACCAAACGCATCTGATGTGAGTGTCTCCGCCCCAAAGAGGCAACCGAAGTCCGCGCCGCTCACGTCATCTGCTGGTTTTTTTGCGTCGCAGACAGCTGGAGGTGGAAGTGAACAGCCGCAAGAGGGAGCTGGCTGCTCAGAGGGTACTGGAGAACCACCAGGAGGCGCTCTCGAGACTCAAAAGAGACAACGAGTTGATCATCGGCGAGTACAGGAGGCTGCAGGACGACGTGGCCGCCGTGACGCTGGAGAAGCAAGTAAGCGACGGGGTTCAACGCTGCTCGGCGGGAGAGTCTCACGCAATTCAGACTCCTGAACGTCTCGTCCAGGCCGCTCACGAGGAGACGGAAGCGGCTTTACGCGAACGCGATGAGCTCAGGCAAAGAGTCCATTCCTACGTCAATACCGTGTCCAGGATTGAGAACGTCTTGAAGATGAAGGCAAGAGAAAACCGCAGCGCACTCGGATCATTGTTGACGCCTTTATAGCAGGTTGGCGACGGCTTTTGAAGAGGGTCCGGATGGCCCAATTTAGTAATGTGATTCTCGGCTTCGGGTGCGAGAGGTCCCCGGTTCTTTAAAGACATGCATGTCTTCACATGGTGACTCATGTGGGGCCTATAAAAGTTTCTCTTTGGGTTCGTGGACGAGGGGTATGATTCTGGGCGAGAGGTTCTGGGTGCCGGTCCTGGATCTGCACTTGAGTTATATGCCAAGTAAGGGGACGTTCAGATGTcgtggctcgttggtctagtcgtatgattctcgcttcgggtgcgagaggtcccgggttcaaatcccggacgagCCCTCTTTAAATTAGAGTTTTCGATTTGAGCTCATCTGTGGCTCGTTGGTCTCCGGGTAGAAGTCTCGCTTCAGGTGTGAGGAACTGTCACATGGTAGCATCGATTATCAGGATTTTTATGCTCCTGCtcaaggtccactgtcatgaaatgtatgatttttagtatattattgatgaaaaaaaggcagccggaatggaccgagcagctttttcaccacacaagatgattttgacctgtatggctttttgtcactctcgAGGGAttacgttagtagcagacgcccactcaggcggtctcgtctgttcctactagttttacctgctggaaggcaccactttgttccttcgtgttagctgaaatgccggctcgttgtattgctggacattgctcgaacgctcgggaggatggattcgctcttcatacttttccaaaagacccggttcgccgTGAAAAacagattgcacgggtgcaaaggacgagcgcttcgtgggtttcaaatgacgggtaggtgtgtatacaaatactaaaacaaataatagtttgggggcctggggggggggacgtaatcctctcagaatttATCAAAAGATCCACGCACGTTAGTGCTAAATGTGACGATGTACCCGTCGTCCGCCACGGACGaggtccggtgtgacggtctgagcgctcct
Above is a genomic segment from Syngnathoides biaculeatus isolate LvHL_M chromosome 7, ASM1980259v1, whole genome shotgun sequence containing:
- the LOC133503150 gene encoding centrosomal protein of 135 kDa-like isoform X6; its protein translation is MSYTSLHTALHAVSPSDDPHAADLQQEELTKLKTELENSQEHIQLLSSQIDELQETNVTLEQKLKGAGHKSSGKVADLTSKNHELCQEITDIRNLARMMEMEKRQKLKTADMKLQDLKDVNWKQQEVIKNLEDQLSKKRTASDLPDEDKQTPRTVGRQGNIHVEASDLDLIKSQLEDQLGDLKEQNENFKGMVDLLAAEKSRLQDKVQKMMSLEKVLVLELEGWRTKYGICGRARSPSRLDAFVKSLEEERDHYRREAEHYKYVSVSSSSSRSPDRQRSHAIEKTKQQPDYQNSNPPDEICNLKEALRLVEENLHQVTKEKISLMEELNEMRKAHQRLNTPPGILNPKELFKQAAKKIQQLTKANDGQMEEIEPERRKSNTEISNLPSEENIQHATAEEDAPEEEFRPDRRDSTMSAEILDLKEELRLAEDNSQVLMAEKDSLMEEFQQKQLECEQHSLEMSNIQERLKMAEEKIQQLTGEKEAQMEELKRMRGQLAAPSAEITKLKEELRQAKDRIPQVSTAKDPLMEELKKMQQEHEKQLSDVSAEISKLKEELQRAEEKIHQLTSEKDSLVEELKQKQLRHEENDSKTSAQMVMLKEKLKNAEEKIQQARSEKDTKTEELKKMQIQFDNDRLSTFDKIAKLKEQHNLAEEQVHLMKDEKQSLMEELKQQKLQHEQHTSNTCAEISDLKEKLGVAEAKMQQVTAEKDTQMEEFKQKQLQDVENHSKQSDELFALKEKITKTEEKLQQVKSEKDTQMEELQKIQVQHDEQHSKASAEIVKLEEKLRLAEEKIQVVKGEKDSLTEKLELQQSTHQNSNTANEVVKLEGKLTATEKEIQQLTAEKDSLAEELKLLQLQNEQLTASTSAEISKLKESLRLAEEKIRQVKEVKDSQLEELEPLDQSSDEVFELKDKLRLAEEKIQLVTAEKDSLMEELKKRQKTSSSTADEIAQLKEKLRLAEENIQQLTREKDTKEVEEQKQNQLDDQSANVAAEIVKLKKKLQRREDKILQLTKEKDSNEVEQKQKQLEEQSAIVATEVVQLKEKLKRAEDKIQQVAVEKDSLIKELKQKSSSNTTDEVSDLKEKLRLAEEKIHHVTSEKDSLTEELKQKSSSNTSEEISNLKEKLRLAEEKIQQVTVEKDSLKEELKIRGDQRSNTSDEALNILREKQRVTAEKDYLREELKGGEISTLQYGRGHENRILDLQNLIRSLEQENLELRSQVFALRDRERDVERQMDARSAALVQNAEDAARQRRAASGLRRQQEQIQDALLDLQQMLSVKNDELHAAHSQMEKLEDVIESLSQQLYQHKQETEVLRISFSALCIKKDVVQEEVAKKSKKLEVLQEQLAKKLEVEVNSRKRELAAQRVLENHQEALSRLKRDNELIIGEYRRLQDDVAAVTLEKQAAHEETEAALRERDELRQRVHSYVNTVSRIENVLKMKDQENLELTERFRTACSDLQERENRLQHAEGLIGSVRLELLSSEKERQHLREALVHKDREIQQGMQENCSPVELKGNFLAFLACAGLADVQGASGHVRPRRFPTGGGPPRTPGGESVSPGRPRVGQGALRQNGLGQGDGRPATFAQEHGAGKGHHQAGGRSDGGGAPEGAPGQREAGAAQHGGHAGLQPAGDVPSPPGGQRQGRRAQGPPPQAHAGREQDRGPREGGDQSAGESHSAADQDGGPEQQRTRTRGPSRPALIRHLLQALEGLLARRPHGRSSSDGPRQPRTRRRNQPDRRPPKERP